CTCTCCACcttactgtgatgtttttttactaaGAAGTGATATGTTGCTATGATTTTTGGACATGCAGCACAGACGgtgaacaaacaagaaaagaaatctgCCCCAGCTATAAGAAATCCTTGAGTCCATCGGCAAGTGCTGTGACAGTGCCTGGGGTGACCTTAACCGGGATTTGGAGCATATTTTCTGCTTCACAACTGTTAACATTGGCAAAGCTAAGTTACAGAGAAATAAAGCTCAACTGGATGTTAACGTTGAAACGTATACTCTGAGCCATTAAAGTTAGTGTCCAATTAATTGAATGTGAAGCTGCAGTATATCTTGAATAGATTTCAGATTAAGGCCCTGGCTTTTCTGGGTTTTCAGTTTTAGGAGAGAGTTATTCATGTTGGCAAATATCAGCTGAACTCCTGAACACTTTTAATTCCCTCCAGATGAaaacctgcatgtgtgttttgcagaTGACTACTTCAGTTCTTTCCAAAACAAATGCATCACGACTGCCACTGTGCTTCTTTTCAGCATATGTGGAGCCAGGCTGGTGACCGCCATCAGGGCAGTGCTGGTGAAGGGACGCAGCAGCGGAGATGCAGTGTACGCTGCAGCCGAAGAGACGGCAACAGAGCTGAAGGAGAGGATCCGCCAGCTACACCAGATCCAGAAACAAGCTGTTAATGGAAGTGGGACCGGGATTAGTCCTGCCAGGGTAGATATAACCTCTGTTCTCCAGCCAGTCGGCTACGGTTTGCACATTCTAGCAGAAGCCACTTCATTGTCTGTCAGTCAGGTGTATGAGAGCTGATCGCCTACTGATTGGTgtggtggtgttgttgttgttctccagccAAAAATATACGCAATCAATCACGCTACAGCATACGGAGGCCGGGACACTGTGAAGGTGTTGATGGCAATGCTGGATGAAGAAGCCCTGGCTCCTCCCTGGCAGAACAAGGCAGACCTGCTGTCTGAGGACCAGCCTGTCCTCAACGGAGCGGAGGGAACCTGCATCCTTACACTATTCAGGTTGGCACCATAAGGCCTGCAAACAATACTTTGCCCTTCTGATAAGGCAGGATAATTCAGTTCATCCcattggtccagactgaaatactTCTACAATTCAATGCAACTCATACTAAAGTGTATACATTCTTTACCAGAGGGTCTTTAAAAGCGTTTTACATTAGTGAGTCTTGTAGAAACGAGTAGAATTGAGGTAACATTTCACTGTGTGCAACACAAAAGACTTGATTTGACCGTTTTCATGACCGCAAACATCAAGTCAGTGTGGGTCATTGTGGGAAAGCCCCTGAAAGAGGAAACACACCAACAGGAGACTCTACATATCTCCACTGAAACCATGTGGAGGAAAGTCCTCCCACAACACACTGCTCGAATTTATCTGGTCAAACATctcaaatacaaatacaaatataatataaagtaaaatggCCACTGGCTGTGGTTGGGTGGGAACTTGCATTATGTCAGAGATGGATTACGTTGAGTAGCTGATGTACAGTTTGTTGCAGACGTCCAGCAGCGACTCAGTGTTGTGAAAACGTCTCACATGTTGATTCTCACTGTGTAAAGCTGCACAACAcagtgtttctcattttctgGTCGGTGAGACCAAGTAACCCTGAAGCTTTTCTAATTTATAAAAACCTACTCCCTACTCAGATCCCCTGAAGTGTCCGCTGGCTGTTCTCCAGAACCCCTAAGGAACAGAGTACAGAGCCGACTAGACCTGCTCCAACCCAAGGTAACGTAGGCCCCTTCATCCAGCCCCTAGGACCCAAATCCAAACCTCAGTTACTTCAAATTGAATCAGatgtacaaacattaaaaataatgactttacatcctgaattatattatattatattattggcTTAGCTGAAGCTCCCGTCTTAACCGACTTCTACCGTTCACCTTTTGCACAGCTGTGTTTTAGGTCTTTGTGTtggtttgactgtgtgtttgaatcCATGTTATAGAACGCATCCTTCACTGGTAATTAAAACCATTAACCAGACCTGATCATATATGATCTTACAGTGCAGAATCTAACGCACTGAACTGTATCTGCATCTTTTTACTGTCCTTTGCCCGTAGCTGTGACCTCAGCTGTTCCCTTTCCTTGTTAATTTAGATTATACAGCCTCTACTGTTGAAGTTTTTTGAAATATAATCAAAGATAATTAGTTCAGGGAAAAGTAATTCACTAAATCTTCTTAAGTACAGTTTGTAAATACAAATCTCTTCATGtggtttttctcttttattcttctttgtgGTTTCATTCCACGAAAACTGGATTTTTGAGGTCAACACTGAATCAATATTTGGAAGTTGAAATAATCCTGTAACAATATACGTATTGGCCAGTAGTCCTTTGTTTTTACCACGAACCCtttaacataaacacactgtcTCGATACACCTCTTACATGCATACTCAACATATTTGCTTGATTTCTTGTGTAGTGTTAAACatcagaaaaccaaaaaaactttttttctatGAAAACCCAAAAATCCAACTTGGTATAAAGCGATACCAAAAAAGGTTTGAAATTCTCAGGTGGTAGTTTTGCTTGAAAATAACTTGGCAATTAACTCATTTTTGACGTTGctgattaattttcttttaacaaatTCGTTCAACTCGTTGTTGCAGCTTGATTTAACAtatggacaaaataaataagtctTCTCTGATGGACACATGGTTCATGTAATTACTCAGATGGTCAAGTTGAAACGTGCAAATTCATGCTATAATCCCAAATAATGCAACAGCTGCTTTACGAGgcttatttaaaaacatgcagtgttCTGATGTTGCATGttgtaatgtctgtgtgttagaAGACTGTGTCAAATAATCAACCCATATATTGAAATGTCTACTGATATACATGGAAACTGTCAATTTACTTGCAGAAGAGAATGTTTAATATGCAGGATTGCTGTTGTTATGTGTCTGGGTACTTCTTTCACCACTACATACACAATCCACATCTGCTGAGTCATCCCAAAGCACCAGTTTTAGAGACTGGTGCAGGACTGCTCTTTTAGCATGGAGCAGCTCCACTGTGTGAACTCCCTTTAAACATGTATGCTAAACCCATTTTGAAATGGTTCCTTTATTTGATTGCGCTAGCAGATGTCATTTTAGCTCCCCACAATCTGGCTGCCTTCCTGTTTGAGTGCGCTGTAATGGTCCCTGGGCAGCGCACTGCTTCCTGAACTTGGTGAGCGGAAGCTTTCTGCATCAATTTCACTTTGAAGATGCCATATCAGTCGCGTAACTCGACTAGCAAGGGAAACTTGAAAGGTTATTGTTTCCTGTTGTCTGCTGAAAGACTTTATCCCAGACTTCTGCAGCAGTTTCATCATGCACTGACGTCAACTggcacacacagagatgcacagaTTTAGTTTCAGCTTTTGGGAGATTTCCAAATCTTCTCCTCGGTGCCACAGATGATCCAAACACAGTAAAACCTTGACTAAAACTCTTAACTCCACTTTTGTACAGCTGCACTTTCACATCGGTTTGTGAAAATATACTAATAGTAGCATCCTACCACAGTATACGTGCTTATTTTCTGAGTGACTGATAATTGTAATGGTGCACCTGTTCCTCATTCTTCCTTTTATCACCTGCGTGTATGAGaacatgtcaaaacacaaaGCCGCAGAAATTGCTTGCACCTGCCTTTGGAAGTGTTATCAAGAATGTCTTGGTCAGGTGTCTCCAGCACCGGGTCAGACGGTTTATGAGGGCTATTTCAGGACATCCATCTTCAGAAGAATGAGGCCTGTCTGACTGCATGGTGCCATGTTGAGCACCCACCTGTTGTAATTGGATTATATGTTCTCCATCAGTCATAGTTTGGCCACGTTCACTCTTCCATCCCCTCCCATTGTTTCAGGAGTGTTTTATTAGAATGCAACTGGGCCAGCATTCATTTTTAGCTCCATTACTGAAGTGTGCGTTGGTCCCAGCATTACAGTTGTTCTAGGTGCTCTTTTAAAACGCAGAGGCTTTGATATCTCCGTGCTTTACAGACACTCCCAGCTTTGCtcgctgtgttttctttttttcctccctcacaTTTCTCCTCCCTCATGTGGCCCACTGGCCTGAAGGGTGAAATCCTTGGATTGTGATAATCCCAGGCAGGCGTAGATCAAACAGTGGATGAAAAGCTGTGGATCTGTGTGCCCCTGGGCCGGGATTGCAGTATTCAATAGGATTCACTTTGTTATAACTAACAAGTCCAGAAGGCTTTTAAAGAAGTCTTAAACAGGGAAACGGCTTCTACTCTTAGGTCAAAGAGTCAGTTTATCAAAGACTATCATCAGCATCAATGGCCACGACCTCAGACAGAACTTCAATCCTCTGGACCAATCAAAGGCCAGACTGTATTTCTCCAGTTCCTCAGTCACTAGACTGGGAAGAGACCCGCTGGTTCACAATGTCTTccatttcattattattgagGTCACTGTGCTCTTGGGAACGCTCGATCCTTTAGATCCTTTAGTCCATTAAAAAGTGAGTATTTACTGAAGCAACTGTAACTAATgacattcccatcagcctcagctgtcgAGCAAATTAGCAAACACAGCCCCAGAGTCACTAGCATGGCTGTAGACATTCAGGGCTTCCTGCTCTCTTGTTGagttgtttaaaatgtgcagaagTGGAAAATTACTTATTGAAATTTTAGTGTGACTGTGGGGGTTTTTGTTTCAAATCAACAAAGTAAAAGccagaaagtatgttttgaAAGCTGGAAACTTACAGTAGGCCACATGCCCTGAGTCACCGATACTGATCATCAACTATGTCACCCTATCATAACAGCTGGagttattctattttttttatttctgttaattcCAGGTCAGAGACAGAGTCATCCGATCCCAGTTTGCATGCACTTACAAAGATGAAGAACTGCCACTCAACCGTGTGTTGGAGTTCCCCAGCACCAGCCAAGTTCCCACCTGTGTGCACCCAGCACCCAAACTCAAAACCACCGCAGCTGTTGATGAGCAGAGCTGTTTTGATGTGGAGGACGGCGCCTCAGGTACAGAGTCGACCTTCATTTGCAGAAAAAACTCCACAGGTACTTTTTGTACCCTGCTGCAtgcagagaaatatttaaaatgtcaacacaaGCATGGAGTGTTCTTTCTACTGggatatttttctgtttcctctgacGCCACACAGCTGGACGGAGGCCCAGGCACACCTTCCCAGCTCCAGCCTTGAACCCTTCCAGTCCCAGGGCTGGGACTGGTGCTTACGATGATACATTAAACGAATCCCCATTCTATAAAACGTACTCACCCCCGCATCTGTAGTAAAAACCAAAACGGACATGCACTCACAGACTTTTTGCCCATTTCCccttctgtcttttgtttcgTGGGATTTCAGGCTCGGCTCCATCAGGCTACATGACAAATGTTAAATTTCACCTTTGTAGAATAAACATACAGCCTGTCTCAACTAGCACTTAACGTCAACAATTTCGTCACAGTCTCTCCcggtttttttctttttcttccaccTACTGACTTGTCACACTTGCTCTTGCTTTGTTTCAGACTCTCCAGCAAAACCTACCTCTAAGAGTCCAAATAAGGTGCAGAGTGGAGCTCGGCGGGGGGCTGCTCTCGGGCCAAGAAGTGCAAATGTCCAGAACACAGGTGCCGGTCTAGGCAGCAGGAAAAAAGCTGACATTCAGATGCAGAGCAAGTGTAACAAAAGGAAGCAGGCGGATTCTGAGCAACATGGAGGTTCAGAGAACCAGCCTCCAGAGAAGAAACGGCCCATTAGTGTCAAAATGTCTGGTAACGGTACCAGCAGGGCCGCGGGAAAGAAGAAGCTGATAGCTGGGCAGGGAAAGCTGACCAGCTTCTTCAGAGTTTAATCATCATTTGCATGGTTTCATGGTTTCATGGTTTCATGGATGTGGACTTTGAGTGTTGCTCAGCTGATTTCTCCAACTGACAAATCCTGTGTACATAAAGTCTGCAAATGTTCTGGAGCTGCGACCAATCATCACATTTAGCTTCAGTTCAACTGTTTAATCAGCTAAATATGTTTGGAAATGTTCAATCTGTATCAGGACTGGTAAAAGATAGGCTAATGCCTCTCTGCCTATCTGGTGAAATCTAAAGGTGTTGGTATACAGGTCGGAGCTAAACCCAGGTTGGCTGTCGCACTCTAATTTCAGTTTCTGCTTTTCTATGGACTAAACCCACAGAACACTGAGGTCTAGAGATGAGGATGGAGGGTTTACTACCTTTAATTGACAGCTGACTCCCTCTTACACATGCAACTTTTGACAGCGAAGGTAAAATAGCATCAGTGGATTTAACATGTCCCACTATTCCTTTGTTAGGTCTATAAAAACCTGATGCCTGTTTTGTCCTTGAGCTGTTTTCAACCCAATCTAACATGAAGGGAGAAAAGCTTTGCAtttggaaaaacaggaaatggcaAATGTTTGCAATTTCAGCTTGGAAAATGACTTCAATGAGTCATTGATTTTGGAAAATTGTACTTCAAATGGCACTGTTTTCATCCGCTAGTGGGAAACTTGAGTGGCTACAATATAAATGCATGAGTTTGATAACAGATCCTTGGGAGTCTGCCCTCAATCAGTACGCTTCCTTTCTCCAAAGCATGTGGTTAATATGCCCTTGTTTGCACTTTAAGTGTATTTAATGATTCGTTGATTATATTTAACCTGTAAAATTCCACAGTGAGGTCAACACTGTAATGAATGATGTAGGTTTCTGAttttaataaacttttatttagtttcacgTGTTGGTGCACTTTGTTTTCTACATGGAACTAAATTCAGTGTAACATGAAGATGAGCATtcaaaaaaagcagcagcacagcttcGACATTTAAACTTCCCAGCAGGGTCTGTAGACTCTTCCTATCATGCACCGCAACACTAAAACAGGGAAGGAAACGATACAGCATTATTAGCATCATTAGTCGgtataaagacatgaaaggtgAAACTGTGCAACATGGTGATCGTTCACACGGGTTTTACTGAGACTTACTGTCGAGGTCAGTGTCTCTACGATCTATTTTCACACCGTACTCTGCAGGACTGTGGCTCAAGCTTCGGTCTGTGAGCAGAGGAAGGCCTCGGGTAAAGGCAGAGTTCAGCCCACGAGTACCGTGTCCTTTTAGCCTCGTGTCCTGAAACACAGTATTGATCAGTGATGACATGTGGCACCGTAAGACCACACACGTTCCCAAACTGCAGGATCTGAACTCTGGATCGTCAAGTTGCAACAAATTGGCAACAGCTTTCAGAGATTATCTTTTCAGTGGAAGCGCAGGTGTTGGATCTGTCTTTTACCAGCTGATCCAAGCCACAGGAACCccaaatggaaaaaatgtgtttccccGTTTTTACTATATCGCAGTGGCCTGTTTTCTTCCACAGCCCGGGTTCACCCATATGGCtttgttctctccatcatgGCTGCCTGTTACCCATTACTGCACAGATAATCACCATGTTCTTGACACACAGGAGACGCAGCCGCCAGATAAACTCTTTGCACACTGCCAAACGTTTGAGGGAGCACAGATATCATCATTCTTCCCGCTGTAATTCCAATAAATCTTTATAGGCTTGTGATCATTTGACCTTTTCAGCTAACAGTATTTCCCAGTTTTCCAAAGCTgctgtaaaatattttcatagaTGTGTATGAAATGTTGACTTAACAGTAGAGAGGAGAACAGTGGCCAGTCGAAAAGGGTCAAATGTTCAGTTGCAGGATGGAGATAATGTGCTCTTTGTTGTTGAACTGTGGTTTGCAGAAGTTGTTTATAGAACGAACTCTCATACAGGGCGTCATTATGATACGTGACAGGACAGCTGAAGCTGAATTACTGCAATAGGAGAGTAGCCAAACAGTTTATTTGGGATGAATTAACAATCATTTAAATAGCACctacagtttattttagttaaagGTCAGTTCACTAATAtctaaaaaaatttaatttatattccTTAACTGTTCTGTCTAGACGTGCAGTTTTCATTTGCATTCCCTGTTTTAGAGATACACATCTGAGATTTGGCTCTGTCCTGGTACAACCGAGGCTagtgaaatttaatttgtaGTAGttaaaaaactgatttaaaaagtCACAAAGAGAACAACACTATCAATGAACCATTATTTAAAGTGCTTATCCTGTGTTGAAGGGATGGTGAAGCTGAATCCAGCTGTCGCTGGGTGAAAGGCGAGGTGCCGATCACACATACAGACAATTCAGAGCCACCAGTTAAATGTGCAAGAAAGGAGGGCCCTATCAAACCAGGACCCACATTTCTGCACCGATTTAGTGTGAAAGCTTTAAAAAATTACATCTTTGAAGAATTTTACCCTTTAAACAGcttcaaactgtgaaaatacaTCAACAACTGCATTGAGACACTTACTGACACAATGATTTTAGGGTTCCCGTCTTCATCCCTGACGTTGTCCAGCAAAAGACTTTGTCTGCGCAAAGTGGGAACCACAATGGGCTCGGACATCATCTCATCCCCCAGTAACACACCCAGAACATCTTGTTCTGTCAGGCTGTCTTCTGCTTTAGTCACAGGTTTTGCCAAAGTGACCAAATGGCTGCTCAGCTCAGAGAACAGCATTAGAGCAAACAGGGCAGAGTAGATGGAGATCATAGTATCTACAGCGTTTAGTTCTTGGACCTGGATCTATCCTCACCTAATGACTGTTGTGACGGGTGCTCAGCTGCTTTATATATTGAGGGACAGTGAATTGTTACATGTAAAAACATACCTAATTTTCCTGCAGGGCTGCattaaaaggtcaaaggtcagagcaaATGTGCTGTGATATCTTAAAtaggtttctttatttttattcatagtAGACAAAGAAGGGAGACATAGTAGGTGACGAAGGCCCACAGGAGGTCAAAGTGCAAGAATTAATCGTGGATCTGTTCCTGCAAAATCCACACGCTGAAATGAAACCAGCAGGTGACAGAACAGAGACGCATCCAGAGGTCACAGTGAGTCATTCTCTCTGAATGGCATCACTGGGCACACAGGAACCAAATCCTATTAACGACCGTCAGCAAAGGCCAGTGACATGCAAACGGAAAGTCTCTTAGATAAGATGATGAGTAACTTTAAAGGtgcagttcaacattttgggaaagTGTTGGAATCATGAAGCTTCAGACCATCAAAGCTTCTTTAGctcaaaaacattaataatagaGATTATAGGAAGTGCATCTGGAGATTCTACAGCAGAAGGCAGgtaaatgtctgtatttatgCTGTGCTGTGCTCACTCAGAGTGGAATTGCTCTTCTCGTCTATTTTAGCTCATGAAGTTACAAATAGGCAAAATGCTGAACTCTCCTTTTTAGAATTTTGATATTGTGCCACAGTTTTGTGATGCAGCTTAGTTGATTGACAGGTACCCAAACCGAGGCGCAGACCATCATCTGATTATAAAAGCTCCTTGCAGACCATGAGGCTCAGCTTATTAGCATCACAGGAGCCATAGCACAGGGGATGGAGAACTGGTACATGAATAATAGCTATTGAACTGAGCTCAAGTGATTTTACTTGGAGCGGTCAGCCTTTATTTTGTAAGTATTATTGTTGGAGGGCAAGGATCTCTACTGAAGGACTGAACTTGTCTGCAGGGGCACGGCCGT
The window above is part of the Anabas testudineus chromosome 23, fAnaTes1.2, whole genome shotgun sequence genome. Proteins encoded here:
- the parpbp gene encoding PCNA-interacting partner yields the protein MEDLGNRLKLMVKTFRRESHRLLQSERTTVHGADGMLMVLQLAMAEVNKQHGREFKVALSDVLMVWKHLLLDKLHLPPPSSAHLENYDLILEAYESFLKRSNTVDLVDICSMYKQLSPLDLNPEEPVSPIQLFEFLSGNIEPSELPDSSVPSTPCSKAKPCSSKVKMAVRRVFCSYLSLLVNSKNDLALALTLDVPSRSLGQQAFTDIKHAAHNNKTSLFLAVTSFVRAIQLGGKGYAPAESDPLRKHVKGLSDFVQFLDNLEEILGEIPDPSICGARLVTAIRAVLVKGRSSGDAVYAAAEETATELKERIRQLHQIQKQAVNGSGTGISPARPKIYAINHATAYGGRDTVKVLMAMLDEEALAPPWQNKADLLSEDQPVLNGAEGTCILTLFRSPEVSAGCSPEPLRNRVQSRLDLLQPKVRDRVIRSQFACTYKDEELPLNRVLEFPSTSQVPTCVHPAPKLKTTAAVDEQSCFDVEDGASDSPAKPTSKSPNKVQSGARRGAALGPRSANVQNTGAGLGSRKKADIQMQSKCNKRKQADSEQHGGSENQPPEKKRPISVKMSGNGTSRAAGKKKLIAGQGKLTSFFRV
- the pmch gene encoding pro-MCH translates to MISIYSALFALMLFSELSSHLVTLAKPVTKAEDSLTEQDVLGVLLGDEMMSEPIVVPTLRRQSLLLDNVRDEDGNPKIIVSDTRLKGHGTRGLNSAFTRGLPLLTDRSLSHSPAEYGVKIDRRDTDLDMLRCMIGRVYRPCWEV